A single genomic interval of Saccharothrix saharensis harbors:
- a CDS encoding response regulator transcription factor yields MVSVLLVEDDPVVRSAVSRALTGLGHAVLPVGTALEALREITGGGFDLVVLDLGLPDMDGADALRMMRGVCDVPVIVATARDDETEIVRLLNAGADDYVVKPFSSEHLAARLSAVLRRARKDAEPATFRIGRLTVDPDRREARLDGRELNLTRKEFDLLAYLAAREGKVVPRAELLANLWNLPGRHDDQTLDVHLSWLRRKLGERAAQPRYLHTVRGVGFKLTAAE; encoded by the coding sequence ATGGTCTCGGTGCTGCTCGTCGAGGACGACCCGGTGGTGCGGTCGGCGGTGAGCCGGGCGCTGACCGGGCTCGGGCACGCGGTGCTGCCGGTGGGCACGGCGCTGGAGGCGTTGCGCGAGATCACCGGTGGCGGGTTCGACCTGGTGGTGCTCGACCTCGGCCTGCCCGACATGGACGGCGCGGACGCCCTGCGCATGATGCGCGGCGTGTGCGACGTGCCGGTCATCGTGGCCACCGCCCGCGACGACGAGACCGAGATCGTGCGGCTGCTCAACGCGGGCGCGGACGACTACGTGGTCAAGCCGTTCTCCAGCGAGCACCTCGCCGCGCGGCTGTCGGCGGTGCTGCGCCGCGCCCGCAAGGACGCCGAGCCCGCCACGTTCCGGATCGGCCGCCTCACCGTGGACCCGGACCGCCGCGAAGCGCGCCTGGACGGCCGCGAGCTCAACCTGACGCGCAAGGAGTTCGACCTGCTGGCCTACCTCGCCGCGCGCGAGGGCAAGGTGGTGCCGCGCGCCGAGCTGCTGGCGAACCTGTGGAACCTGCCCGGCAGGCACGACGACCAGACGCTGGACGTGCACCTGTCCTGGTTGCGCCGCAAGCTCGGCGAGCGCGCCGCCCAGCCCCGCTACCTGCACACCGTGCGCGGTGTGGGGTTCAAGCTCACGGCGGCCGAGTGA
- a CDS encoding CAP domain-containing protein, translating to MSRKSRVLPVAVVLAAGLALAGCEHPDGMALIAASATTTVRTAPQPDAFAATTAPPTSETAPSAPGTTTSVPAPTTTTTTATTTTTQPPAQPRTRAESPAPTPAAATPTRTEAELAEAKVLELTNAERAANGCPALAADDRLAAAARAHSADMAANNYFDHVSQDGRSFVDRVKAAGYPAPGAENIAAGQRTAEAVVKGWMDSPGHRANILNCKLKALGVGMARGGSYGIYWTQNFGW from the coding sequence GTGTCGCGCAAGAGCCGCGTGCTGCCCGTCGCCGTCGTCCTCGCCGCCGGGCTGGCCCTGGCCGGGTGCGAGCACCCGGACGGCATGGCCCTGATCGCCGCCAGTGCCACGACCACGGTCCGCACCGCGCCGCAACCGGACGCCTTCGCGGCGACCACCGCGCCGCCGACGTCGGAGACCGCGCCGTCCGCGCCGGGCACGACGACCTCCGTGCCGGCTCCGACGACGACCACCACGACTGCCACGACCACCACGACCCAGCCGCCCGCGCAGCCCCGGACCCGGGCCGAGTCGCCCGCGCCGACCCCCGCGGCCGCCACACCGACCAGGACCGAGGCCGAACTGGCCGAGGCCAAGGTGCTCGAGCTGACCAACGCCGAACGCGCCGCGAACGGCTGCCCCGCCCTGGCCGCCGACGACCGGCTCGCCGCCGCCGCACGCGCGCACAGCGCCGACATGGCCGCCAACAACTACTTCGACCACGTCTCGCAGGACGGCCGCAGCTTCGTCGACCGGGTCAAGGCCGCCGGCTACCCCGCGCCCGGCGCGGAGAACATCGCCGCCGGCCAGCGCACCGCCGAAGCCGTGGTCAAGGGGTGGATGGACTCGCCGGGCCACCGGGCCAACATCCTCAACTGCAAGCTCAAGGCGCTCGGCGTCGGCATGGCCCGCGGCGGTTCCTACGGCATCTACTGGACTCAGAACTTCGGCTGGTGA
- a CDS encoding SGNH/GDSL hydrolase family protein has product MRGRLLRIVCAVLPAALAVVLSPAGAQAAAPVDYVALGDSYSSGTGAPPYLSGSCYRSSRGYAQLWANTHEVSSFKYAACGGATTQSMTDQFASLDAGTDLVSITIGGNDVGFANTMVTCVTGSDTSCVNAVNTGIETARTTLPGRLDATYATIRDRAPNATVVVLGYPHLVEPDGTCMSATKRTALNRGSDELHAVISARAAAAGVRYVDARAHFAGHGACGRSPWINSFSLFRLVESFHPNATGYAQGYLPLLNSATS; this is encoded by the coding sequence GTGCGCGGACGTCTGCTCCGGATCGTGTGCGCGGTGCTGCCCGCCGCCCTGGCCGTCGTGCTGAGCCCGGCCGGGGCGCAGGCCGCGGCCCCGGTCGACTACGTCGCCCTCGGCGACTCGTACTCCTCGGGCACGGGCGCGCCGCCGTACCTGAGCGGCTCGTGCTACCGCAGTTCCCGCGGGTACGCCCAGCTGTGGGCGAACACGCACGAGGTGTCGTCGTTCAAGTACGCGGCCTGCGGCGGTGCGACCACGCAGAGCATGACCGACCAGTTCGCGTCGCTGGACGCGGGCACCGACCTGGTGTCGATCACCATCGGCGGCAACGACGTCGGTTTCGCCAACACGATGGTCACCTGCGTCACCGGCAGCGACACGAGCTGCGTCAACGCCGTGAACACCGGCATCGAGACCGCGCGCACCACGCTGCCCGGACGGCTCGACGCCACCTACGCCACGATCCGCGACCGCGCGCCGAACGCCACCGTGGTCGTGCTGGGCTACCCGCACCTGGTCGAACCGGACGGCACCTGCATGAGCGCCACCAAGCGCACGGCCCTCAACCGCGGCTCCGACGAACTGCACGCCGTGATCTCCGCCCGTGCCGCCGCCGCCGGCGTCCGCTACGTCGACGCCCGTGCCCACTTCGCGGGCCACGGCGCGTGCGGCCGTTCGCCGTGGATCAACTCGTTCTCCCTGTTCCGCCTGGTCGAGTCGTTCCACCCCAACGCCACCGGCTACGCCCAGGGCTACCTCCCCCTGCTGAACTCCGCCACCTCCTGA
- a CDS encoding dihydrolipoamide acetyltransferase family protein, translating to MPDFRLPDLGEGLTEGEIVTWLVSVGDEVSIDQPVVEVETAKAVVEVPCPFEGVVSARFGEPGEKLAVGSVLLTVGDPGPESSEYSGNVLIGYGTSQTTRRRRRPRESDARTASVVRSEHPSSTLGTPEPATIPPARAAAEPAGGGSGSGTTAANGSAPAVISPLVRRLARENGLALDRIRGTGPGGVIRRADVERELAARATPAPAAPAPGRRIPLRGLRGAVAAKLATSRREIPEATVWVDVDATDFLAARAAMPSVSLLALLARFTVLGLGKFPELNSRVEGDEVVVLDQVHLGFAAQTDRGLVVPVVRDAQSLTTAQLASAIAAHTASAREGALTPTDMTGGTFTVNNYGVFGVDGSAAIINHPEAAILGIGRIIDRPWAVDGQLAVRKVAQLTLAFDHRVCDGGTAGGFLRFVADCVESPITALADL from the coding sequence GTGCCTGACTTCCGGCTGCCCGACCTGGGCGAGGGGTTGACCGAGGGCGAGATCGTCACCTGGCTGGTGTCGGTGGGCGACGAGGTGTCGATCGACCAGCCCGTGGTCGAGGTGGAGACGGCGAAGGCCGTGGTCGAGGTGCCGTGCCCGTTCGAGGGCGTGGTGAGCGCTCGGTTCGGCGAGCCGGGGGAGAAGCTGGCCGTCGGCTCCGTGCTGCTGACCGTGGGCGACCCGGGACCGGAGTCCTCCGAGTACTCCGGCAACGTCCTCATCGGCTACGGCACGTCCCAGACCACGCGCCGACGCCGCCGCCCCCGCGAGTCCGACGCTCGGACCGCGAGTGTCGTGCGTTCGGAACACCCGAGTTCAACGCTCGGCACACCCGAACCGGCCACCATCCCGCCCGCCCGTGCCGCTGCCGAGCCCGCCGGCGGCGGCTCCGGCTCCGGCACGACCGCGGCGAACGGGTCGGCCCCCGCGGTCATCTCGCCGCTCGTGCGGCGACTGGCCCGGGAGAACGGCCTCGCGCTCGACCGGATCCGCGGCACCGGGCCCGGCGGCGTCATCCGGCGCGCCGACGTGGAACGCGAGCTGGCCGCCCGCGCCACCCCCGCGCCGGCCGCACCCGCTCCCGGTCGGCGCATCCCGTTGCGCGGCCTGCGCGGCGCGGTCGCGGCGAAGCTCGCCACGTCCCGCCGGGAGATCCCCGAAGCGACCGTCTGGGTGGACGTGGACGCCACCGACTTCCTCGCCGCACGCGCCGCGATGCCGTCGGTGTCGCTGCTCGCGCTGCTCGCCCGCTTCACCGTGCTCGGCCTGGGGAAGTTCCCCGAGCTGAACTCCCGCGTCGAGGGCGACGAGGTCGTGGTCCTCGACCAGGTCCACCTCGGCTTCGCCGCCCAGACCGACCGCGGCCTGGTGGTGCCCGTGGTGCGGGACGCCCAGTCCCTGACCACCGCCCAGCTCGCGTCCGCCATCGCCGCGCACACCGCGTCGGCACGGGAGGGCGCGCTCACCCCGACCGACATGACCGGCGGCACGTTCACGGTCAACAACTACGGCGTGTTCGGCGTGGACGGCTCGGCCGCGATCATCAACCACCCGGAGGCCGCGATCCTCGGCATCGGCCGCATCATCGACCGACCGTGGGCCGTGGACGGGCAACTGGCCGTGCGCAAGGTCGCCCAGCTCACGCTCGCGTTCGACCACCGGGTGTGCGACGGCGGCACGGCGGGCGGGTTCCTGCGGTTCGTCGCCGACTGCGTCGAATCCCCGATCACCGCCCTGGCCGACCTCTAG
- a CDS encoding VIT1/CCC1 transporter family protein, whose product MTHPGEPHRDDLSGRLNWLRAGVLGANDGIVSTAGLVVGVAGATADRTAILAAGVAGLVAGSLSMAGGEYVSVSTQRDTERAALRQEERELREMPEEEERELAGIYEDKGLSEELAARVARELTEQDPLRAHAEAELQIDPDNLTSPWQAAWASLVAFAAGALIPLIAIVLPPTQWRVWACAVAVLVGLVLTGVVSARLGSSRVGRAVRRNVVVGSLTMIVTYYVGLLFGVTLG is encoded by the coding sequence ATGACGCACCCCGGCGAACCGCACCGCGACGACCTCTCCGGCAGGCTCAACTGGCTGCGCGCCGGCGTCCTGGGAGCCAACGACGGCATCGTGTCCACGGCGGGCCTCGTCGTCGGCGTCGCGGGCGCCACGGCCGACCGCACCGCGATCCTCGCGGCGGGTGTCGCCGGGCTCGTCGCGGGCTCGCTGTCCATGGCGGGCGGCGAGTACGTGTCGGTCAGCACGCAGCGCGACACCGAGCGGGCCGCGCTGAGGCAGGAGGAGCGCGAGCTGCGCGAGATGCCCGAGGAGGAGGAACGGGAGCTCGCCGGGATCTACGAGGACAAGGGGCTGTCCGAGGAGCTGGCCGCGCGGGTGGCCCGCGAGCTGACCGAGCAGGACCCCTTGCGCGCGCACGCCGAGGCCGAGCTGCAGATCGACCCGGACAACCTGACCAGCCCGTGGCAGGCCGCGTGGGCGTCGCTGGTGGCGTTCGCGGCCGGCGCGCTGATCCCGCTCATCGCCATCGTGCTGCCGCCGACGCAGTGGCGGGTGTGGGCGTGCGCGGTGGCCGTGCTGGTCGGTCTGGTGCTCACCGGGGTGGTCAGCGCCCGGCTGGGGTCGAGCCGCGTGGGCCGCGCGGTGCGCCGCAACGTGGTCGTCGGGTCGCTGACGATGATCGTCACGTACTACGTCGGTCTCCTGTTCGGCGTAACGCTCGGCTGA
- a CDS encoding Lrp/AsnC family transcriptional regulator gives MTARAGHSAPLDALDRRIVEELRADGRLSMRSLAEKLHISRASAYSRVERLHRDGVITGYAAVVDPERYGFGISAYVYLKISQHSWKAVRQRVMEIPEVWHGALVSGDYDLVLLVRAPDAHSLRDLVLSRLQTMPDVTSSHTVLVLDELPAGGHDRDGHQPKF, from the coding sequence ATGACGGCACGGGCTGGACATTCGGCACCCCTGGACGCGCTGGACCGGCGCATCGTGGAGGAGCTGCGCGCGGACGGGCGGCTGTCGATGCGGTCGCTGGCGGAGAAGCTGCACATCTCCCGGGCGAGCGCGTACTCGCGGGTGGAGCGGCTGCACCGCGACGGCGTCATCACCGGGTACGCGGCGGTGGTCGACCCGGAGCGCTACGGCTTCGGCATCTCCGCCTACGTCTACCTCAAGATCAGCCAGCACTCCTGGAAGGCCGTGCGGCAGCGGGTGATGGAGATCCCGGAGGTGTGGCACGGCGCGCTGGTGTCCGGCGACTACGACCTGGTGCTGCTGGTGCGCGCGCCCGACGCGCACAGCCTGCGGGACCTGGTGCTGTCACGGCTGCAGACGATGCCGGACGTGACGTCCAGCCACACCGTGCTCGTCCTGGACGAGCTGCCGGCGGGCGGGCACGACCGGGACGGTCACCAGCCGAAGTTCTGA
- the pdhA gene encoding pyruvate dehydrogenase (acetyl-transferring) E1 component subunit alpha has product MARTRAPERTLLPSDEPLSLLRKDGTPVDDSPLSMPDDDVLVELHRRMVIGRRFDTQATALTKQGRLAVYPSSRGQEACEVGSVLALRPTDWLFPTYRDSVALVTRGVDPAETLTLLQGGWHLGYDPYEHRVGPQCTPLATNTLHAVGFAHAARLKGEDVAALVLLGDGATSEGDTHEALNFAGVWKAPVVFLVQNNGYAISVPMSKQNAAPSLAHKGVGYGVPSVLVDGNDVAAVHAVVREALESGGPTLIEALTYRIEAHTNADDATRYRTSDEVAAWLDRDPVDRLEAYLTSRGLLDHARRAAVAAEAEEFAASVRAKLNVDVEPSPEDLFEHVYATTPRHLREQAALLREELA; this is encoded by the coding sequence ATGGCCCGCACCCGCGCGCCCGAGCGGACGTTGCTGCCCAGCGACGAACCGCTGTCGCTGCTGCGCAAGGACGGCACGCCGGTGGACGACTCGCCGCTGTCCATGCCCGACGACGACGTGCTGGTCGAGCTGCACCGCCGGATGGTCATCGGCCGCCGCTTCGACACGCAGGCCACCGCCCTGACCAAGCAGGGCAGGCTCGCGGTCTACCCGTCGTCCCGCGGCCAGGAGGCGTGCGAGGTCGGCTCGGTGCTCGCGCTGCGCCCCACGGACTGGCTGTTCCCGACCTACCGCGACTCGGTCGCGCTCGTGACGCGGGGCGTCGACCCGGCCGAGACGCTGACCCTGCTGCAAGGCGGCTGGCACCTCGGCTACGACCCGTACGAGCACCGCGTCGGCCCCCAGTGCACGCCGCTGGCGACCAACACGCTGCACGCCGTCGGCTTCGCGCACGCCGCCCGGCTCAAGGGCGAGGACGTGGCGGCGCTCGTGCTGCTCGGTGACGGCGCCACGTCCGAGGGCGACACGCACGAGGCGCTGAACTTCGCCGGCGTGTGGAAGGCGCCGGTGGTGTTCCTGGTGCAGAACAACGGCTACGCGATCAGCGTGCCCATGTCCAAGCAGAACGCGGCGCCGTCGCTGGCGCACAAGGGCGTCGGGTACGGCGTGCCGTCCGTGCTGGTGGACGGCAACGACGTGGCCGCCGTGCACGCGGTCGTGCGCGAGGCGCTGGAGTCGGGCGGGCCGACGTTGATCGAGGCCCTGACGTACCGGATCGAGGCGCACACCAACGCCGACGACGCCACCCGCTACCGCACCTCCGACGAGGTCGCGGCGTGGCTGGACCGCGACCCGGTCGACCGGCTGGAGGCCTACCTGACCTCGCGCGGCCTGCTGGACCACGCGCGCCGCGCGGCGGTCGCGGCCGAGGCGGAGGAGTTCGCGGCCTCCGTGCGGGCGAAGCTGAACGTCGACGTCGAGCCGTCGCCCGAGGACCTGTTCGAGCACGTCTACGCGACCACGCCGCGCCACCTGCGCGAGCAGGCCGCGCTGCTGCGGGAGGAGCTGGCATGA
- a CDS encoding HAMP domain-containing sensor histidine kinase, with translation MRRSLALVSLAVTSMVALAFLIPLALVVGQLAEDRARADAERLAGALTPVLVITSDPASVGQALTSTAGRVAVHLADGEVVGVPVATDEQLRTAREQGLAFTEPIPAGLVHLQPVLLGEGRVAVVEAFVPRAELTRGVEQAWLALSGVAVVLVLGSVLVADRLGARVVRASAALADGARKMGQGDLATRVVPSGPPELLDAGVAFNRMADRIGQLVANEREILADLSHRLRTPLTALRLDSEILGQDPNANRVRQAVHALEREVNELIRAARRELDDPDGGRCDAAQVVHDRLVFWSALADDQQRLWNLRGTERRALVPLTRSDLAAAMDAVLGNVFRHTPEGVGFVVALFHQPDRVVIVIEDAGPGIDDLEAALRRGSSGAGSTGLGLDIARRAAEATGGSLLVDRGPLGGTRVQLRLGRAEEPA, from the coding sequence GTGAGGAGGTCGCTCGCCCTCGTCTCGCTGGCCGTCACGTCGATGGTCGCGCTCGCGTTCCTGATCCCGCTCGCCCTGGTGGTGGGGCAGCTCGCCGAGGACCGCGCGCGTGCCGACGCCGAACGCCTCGCCGGGGCCCTGACGCCGGTCCTGGTGATCACGTCCGACCCGGCGTCGGTCGGGCAGGCGCTCACCAGCACCGCCGGCCGGGTCGCCGTGCACCTGGCCGACGGCGAGGTCGTCGGCGTGCCCGTGGCCACCGACGAGCAGCTGCGCACCGCGCGTGAGCAGGGGTTGGCGTTCACCGAACCGATCCCGGCCGGTCTCGTGCACCTGCAACCCGTGCTGCTGGGCGAGGGCCGGGTGGCCGTGGTGGAGGCGTTCGTGCCGCGGGCCGAGCTGACGCGGGGCGTGGAGCAGGCGTGGCTCGCGCTCAGCGGCGTCGCCGTCGTGCTGGTGCTCGGTTCCGTGCTGGTCGCCGACCGCCTCGGCGCGCGGGTGGTGAGAGCCTCCGCCGCGCTCGCCGACGGCGCGCGGAAAATGGGTCAGGGCGATCTCGCCACCCGGGTCGTGCCGAGCGGACCGCCGGAATTGCTCGACGCGGGCGTGGCGTTCAACCGGATGGCCGATCGCATCGGCCAACTGGTGGCCAATGAGCGGGAAATCCTGGCCGACCTGTCGCACCGGTTGCGCACCCCGCTCACCGCGTTGCGGCTCGATTCGGAAATCCTCGGGCAGGACCCGAACGCCAACCGCGTCCGGCAGGCCGTGCACGCCCTGGAACGGGAGGTCAACGAGCTGATCCGGGCCGCCCGCCGCGAGCTGGACGACCCCGACGGCGGCCGGTGCGACGCGGCCCAGGTCGTGCACGACCGGCTCGTGTTCTGGTCCGCGCTCGCCGACGACCAGCAGCGGCTGTGGAACCTGCGCGGCACCGAGCGGCGCGCCCTCGTCCCGCTCACCCGCAGCGACCTCGCCGCCGCCATGGACGCGGTGCTGGGCAACGTCTTCCGGCACACCCCGGAGGGCGTCGGGTTCGTCGTCGCGCTGTTCCACCAGCCCGACCGGGTGGTGATCGTGATCGAGGACGCCGGGCCGGGCATCGACGACCTGGAGGCGGCGCTGCGGCGGGGGAGCAGCGGCGCGGGCTCGACCGGCCTCGGCCTCGACATCGCCCGCCGGGCGGCCGAGGCCACCGGCGGCTCGCTCCTGGTCGACCGGGGACCGCTGGGCGGCACGCGGGTCCAGCTCCGGCTGGGCCGCGCCGAGGAGCCAGCCTGA
- a CDS encoding TetR/AcrR family transcriptional regulator: MTVPRRSDALRNRAAIIRAAEELLVRGTTPSPARIARLTGLGQATVYRHFPDRRALLLTVARKHLELLTDAAERTAHDPAAFRVLLHAVMAYQVSMRPLVDELRRFPEPDRRGHARRLLDALRGPFDRSREAGHLRHDAVLDDVLVVLTMLQAAVDRTPDPQRAIPVLLDGLFHPEPDRVPG, translated from the coding sequence ATGACCGTTCCGCGCCGCAGCGACGCCCTGAGGAACCGGGCGGCGATCATCCGCGCGGCCGAGGAGCTGCTGGTCCGCGGCACGACGCCGTCACCCGCGCGGATCGCGCGCCTCACCGGTCTCGGCCAGGCCACGGTGTACCGGCACTTCCCGGACCGCCGCGCGTTGCTGCTCACGGTGGCGCGCAAGCACTTGGAACTGCTGACCGACGCCGCCGAGCGCACCGCGCACGACCCCGCCGCGTTCCGCGTGCTCCTCCACGCGGTCATGGCCTACCAGGTGTCCATGCGCCCCTTGGTCGACGAGCTGCGCCGGTTCCCCGAACCCGATCGGCGCGGGCACGCGCGCCGGCTGCTGGACGCGCTGCGCGGCCCGTTCGACCGGTCGCGGGAAGCGGGGCACCTGCGGCACGACGCGGTGCTGGACGACGTGCTCGTGGTGCTGACCATGCTCCAGGCCGCCGTCGACCGGACGCCCGACCCGCAGCGCGCGATCCCCGTGCTGCTGGACGGGCTGTTCCACCCCGAACCGGACCGCGTGCCGGGGTAG
- a CDS encoding alpha-ketoacid dehydrogenase subunit beta → MTAVVAQESQLSLAGALNRALADALAADPTVLVFGEDVGALGGVFRVTDGLAARFGEQRVFDTPLAESGIVGTAIGMAMNGLRPVVEMQFDAFAYPAFEQITSHLAKLRNRTRGRVELPVVIRVPYGGGIGGVEHHCDSSEAYYTHTPGLRVVTPGTPDDAYRLLRDAIDSPDPVIFLEPKRRYWAKGPLSDERIGFDRAVVRRAGRDVTLIAYGPMVATALETAEAATEEGWDVEVVDLRSLAPFDDETVCASVVKTGRAVVVHEASGFGGYGAEVVARVTERCFHHLHAPVLRVTGFDIPYPPPKLEEHHLPSVDRILDAIGRLQWDDEVVGSCGA, encoded by the coding sequence ATGACCGCGGTCGTCGCGCAGGAGTCGCAGCTCTCCCTGGCCGGTGCGCTCAACCGGGCGCTGGCCGACGCGCTGGCCGCGGACCCGACCGTGCTGGTGTTCGGCGAGGACGTCGGCGCGCTCGGCGGCGTGTTCCGGGTGACCGACGGGCTGGCCGCGCGGTTCGGCGAGCAGCGCGTGTTCGACACGCCGCTGGCCGAGTCCGGCATCGTCGGCACCGCCATCGGCATGGCGATGAACGGGCTGCGGCCCGTGGTGGAGATGCAGTTCGACGCGTTCGCCTACCCGGCGTTCGAGCAGATCACCAGCCACCTGGCCAAGTTGCGCAACCGCACCCGCGGCCGGGTGGAGCTGCCCGTGGTGATCCGGGTGCCGTACGGCGGCGGCATCGGCGGGGTCGAGCACCACTGCGACTCGTCGGAGGCCTACTACACGCACACGCCGGGGCTGCGGGTGGTCACGCCCGGCACGCCCGACGACGCCTACCGGTTGCTGCGCGACGCGATCGACTCGCCCGACCCGGTGATCTTCCTGGAGCCGAAGCGTCGGTACTGGGCCAAGGGCCCGCTGTCCGACGAGCGGATCGGGTTCGACCGGGCGGTGGTGCGGCGGGCCGGGCGTGACGTCACGTTGATCGCGTACGGGCCGATGGTCGCGACCGCGCTGGAGACGGCCGAGGCGGCGACCGAGGAGGGTTGGGACGTCGAGGTCGTGGACCTGCGGTCGCTGGCACCGTTCGACGACGAGACGGTGTGCGCCTCGGTGGTGAAGACCGGGCGCGCGGTGGTCGTGCACGAGGCGTCCGGGTTCGGCGGGTACGGCGCGGAGGTCGTGGCGCGGGTGACCGAGCGGTGCTTCCACCACCTGCACGCGCCGGTGCTGCGGGTGACCGGGTTCGACATCCCCTACCCGCCGCCGAAGCTGGAGGAGCACCACCTGCCGAGCGTCGACCGGATCCTGGACGCGATCGGCCGGTTGCAGTGGGACGACGAGGTCGTGGGGAGCTGCGGTGCCTGA